One window from the genome of Microbulbifer sp. ALW1 encodes:
- the hisF gene encoding imidazole glycerol phosphate synthase subunit HisF — MGLAKRIIPCLDVDAGRVVKGVNFVDIRDAGDPVEIARRYNEAGADEVTFLDITATHEGRDTTLHTVEKMASQVFIPLTVGGGVREIQDIRNLLNAGADKTAINSAAVFNPDFVREAADRFGSQCIVVAIDAKQVGENKWEIFTHGGRKPTGIDAVEWAKKMDSYGAGEILLTSMDRDGTKNGFDLALTRAISDAVSVPVIASGGVGNLQHLADGVLKGGADAVLAASIFHFGEYTVGEAKAFMQDAGIEMRI, encoded by the coding sequence ATGGGCCTCGCCAAACGCATTATTCCCTGTCTCGACGTCGACGCTGGCCGCGTGGTCAAAGGCGTCAACTTTGTCGATATCCGCGATGCCGGTGATCCGGTGGAAATCGCCCGTCGCTATAACGAAGCCGGTGCCGACGAAGTGACCTTCCTCGACATCACCGCCACCCATGAAGGCCGCGATACCACGCTGCACACCGTGGAGAAAATGGCCTCCCAGGTGTTTATCCCGCTGACCGTCGGTGGCGGCGTGCGCGAAATTCAGGATATCCGCAACCTGCTGAACGCCGGTGCCGATAAAACGGCAATCAACTCCGCCGCAGTATTCAATCCAGACTTTGTGCGCGAGGCTGCCGACCGCTTCGGCAGCCAGTGCATCGTCGTCGCCATCGATGCCAAGCAGGTGGGTGAGAACAAGTGGGAGATTTTTACCCATGGCGGACGCAAGCCCACCGGCATCGATGCGGTGGAGTGGGCAAAAAAAATGGACAGTTACGGTGCCGGGGAAATCCTGCTGACCAGCATGGACCGCGATGGCACCAAGAACGGTTTTGACCTGGCACTGACCCGCGCCATCTCCGATGCCGTGTCCGTACCGGTAATCGCTTCCGGCGGTGTGGGCAACTTGCAGCACCTGGCGGACGGTGTGTTAAAGGGCGGTGCCGATGCGGTTCTCGCCGCGAGTATTTTTCACTTTGGTGAATACACCGTGGGTGAAGCCAAGGCGTTTATGCAGGATGCAGGCATAGAAATGCGAATCTGA
- the hisA gene encoding 1-(5-phosphoribosyl)-5-[(5-phosphoribosylamino)methylideneamino]imidazole-4-carboxamide isomerase has translation MIVIPAIDLKDGECVRLRQGEMEDATVFSDDPVATAEHWLSQGAKRLHIVDLNGAFAGNPVNGDAVNAIARQFPQFPIQLGGGIRDLKTIERYLDAGVKWTIIGTAAVKNPKLVKEACREFEGHIIVGLDAKDGLVATEGWAEVSDVQATELAKEFQDCGVSAIVYTDIARDGMMQGVNLESTMDLARAVQIPIIASGGVSCIEDIEKLLAAGDDKTEIFGAITGRAIYEDKLDLRAAQTLCDNWKK, from the coding sequence ATGATCGTAATCCCAGCCATTGATCTGAAAGACGGCGAGTGTGTACGCCTGCGTCAGGGTGAAATGGAAGACGCCACCGTCTTCTCCGACGACCCCGTCGCCACCGCCGAACACTGGCTCAGCCAGGGCGCCAAACGCCTGCACATCGTCGACCTCAACGGCGCCTTCGCCGGCAACCCCGTCAACGGCGACGCCGTCAATGCCATTGCCCGCCAGTTCCCGCAGTTCCCCATCCAGCTCGGCGGCGGCATCCGCGACCTGAAAACCATCGAGCGCTACCTCGATGCGGGGGTCAAATGGACCATCATCGGCACCGCCGCGGTAAAAAATCCCAAACTGGTCAAAGAAGCCTGCCGTGAATTCGAAGGCCACATCATCGTCGGCCTCGACGCCAAAGACGGTCTCGTCGCCACCGAAGGCTGGGCTGAAGTCTCCGACGTCCAGGCCACCGAACTCGCCAAAGAATTCCAGGACTGCGGTGTCAGCGCCATCGTCTACACCGACATCGCCCGCGACGGCATGATGCAGGGGGTAAACCTCGAATCCACCATGGACCTCGCCCGCGCCGTGCAGATCCCGATCATCGCCTCCGGTGGTGTCAGCTGCATCGAAGATATCGAAAAGCTACTGGCTGCCGGCGACGACAAAACCGAAATCTTCGGCGCCATCACCGGCCGCGCCATCTACGAAGACAAGCTCGACCTGCGCGCCGCGCAGACGCTGTGCGATAACTGGAAGAAGTAA
- a CDS encoding S41 family peptidase, which produces MFTPKMLARIVGVAALTALPLMGLSQGDNSERRSLEAESRLPLEDLRSFAKVFEQIRQGYVNEVDDSTLLEYAIKGMLQGLDPHSAYLDSRSFDDLQANTTGEFAGLGIEVGIEDDYITIITPMDDTPAERAGLRAGDVILRLAGKSMRGVSLDEAVDKMRGPVGSPVTLTIGRKGHKEPFDVTLKRDKVRVYSVRGEMLEDGYGYVRISQFQLDTGGDLMRAMKKLKKEGELKGLIIDLRNNPGGVLQSSVEVVDAFLEEGLVVYTEGRNESSNLRYSASPGDVTKGAPLVVLINDGSASAAEIVAGALQDHRRAVLMGTDSFGKGSVQTVIPITDDRAIKLTTALYFTPKGRSIQAQGITPDITVERVQVTRMDGRTRTTEADLAGHLGNGNGGEESGSEDRKRAKAGKKDWYSRDNQVFEALNVLKGLNLYVKRPAVSSEESSAPAPKDQVARIRAEDL; this is translated from the coding sequence ATGTTCACCCCCAAAATGCTGGCCCGTATTGTTGGCGTGGCTGCCCTTACCGCTCTGCCGCTGATGGGACTCAGCCAGGGCGACAACAGCGAGCGCCGCTCACTGGAAGCGGAATCCCGCCTGCCGCTGGAAGACCTGCGCAGCTTTGCCAAAGTGTTCGAGCAGATCCGCCAGGGCTATGTGAATGAGGTGGACGACAGCACCCTGCTGGAATACGCCATCAAGGGCATGCTCCAGGGACTGGATCCACACTCCGCCTACCTCGACAGCCGCTCCTTCGACGACCTGCAGGCCAACACCACCGGTGAATTCGCCGGGTTGGGGATCGAGGTGGGGATCGAAGACGATTACATCACCATCATCACCCCGATGGACGACACCCCCGCCGAGCGCGCCGGTTTGCGCGCTGGCGATGTGATCCTGCGCCTTGCCGGCAAGTCCATGCGCGGCGTCAGCCTGGATGAGGCGGTGGACAAGATGCGCGGCCCGGTGGGATCGCCGGTAACCCTGACCATCGGCCGCAAAGGCCACAAGGAACCCTTTGACGTCACCCTCAAGCGCGACAAGGTGCGGGTATACAGTGTGCGCGGCGAGATGCTCGAAGATGGCTACGGCTATGTGCGTATCAGCCAGTTCCAGCTGGATACCGGTGGCGACCTGATGCGCGCGATGAAAAAACTCAAGAAAGAAGGTGAGTTGAAAGGCCTGATCATCGACCTGCGCAACAACCCCGGCGGGGTACTGCAATCGTCGGTGGAAGTGGTCGACGCCTTCTTGGAAGAAGGCCTGGTGGTCTACACCGAGGGCCGCAACGAGTCCTCCAATTTGCGCTACTCCGCCAGCCCCGGTGACGTCACCAAGGGCGCACCGCTGGTGGTACTGATCAACGACGGCTCTGCCTCGGCGGCAGAAATTGTCGCCGGTGCCCTGCAGGATCACCGCCGTGCGGTATTGATGGGCACCGACAGTTTCGGCAAGGGTTCGGTGCAGACTGTCATCCCCATCACCGACGATCGCGCCATCAAGCTCACCACCGCACTCTACTTCACCCCCAAAGGGCGTTCGATTCAAGCCCAGGGCATTACTCCGGACATCACCGTTGAACGGGTGCAGGTCACTCGCATGGATGGGCGCACACGCACCACGGAAGCGGACCTGGCAGGTCACCTGGGTAATGGCAATGGCGGTGAGGAAAGCGGCTCGGAAGATCGCAAGCGCGCCAAGGCCGGCAAGAAAGACTGGTACAGTCGCGACAACCAGGTATTTGAGGCCCTGAATGTGCTCAAAGGCCTGAACCTTTATGTGAAACGCCCGGCGGTAAGTAGCGAAGAGAGCAGTGCGCCGGCTCCGAAAGATCAGGTAGCACGTATCCGCGCGGAAGATCTGTAA
- a CDS encoding DUF6316 family protein, whose translation MQQYRRGEQGQTIPPRADRFYKLGDDWYFTVRGGKAFGPFTCRAEAEKAVEKFLNPAKEYAGNVRPFGSLRAKRWRSQFRF comes from the coding sequence ATGCAGCAGTATCGTCGTGGCGAACAGGGTCAAACCATTCCCCCTCGCGCAGACCGTTTTTACAAGCTGGGTGACGACTGGTATTTCACCGTGCGCGGCGGTAAAGCCTTTGGGCCTTTCACTTGCCGGGCTGAAGCGGAAAAGGCCGTAGAAAAATTCCTCAATCCCGCCAAAGAGTACGCCGGCAATGTGCGTCCCTTTGGCAGCCTCCGCGCCAAGCGCTGGCGCTCGCAATTCAGGTTTTAA
- the mutY gene encoding A/G-specific adenine glycosylase yields the protein MSKSDPDTKLPVKPKTPARFQQALLKWFDQHGRHDLPWQQNINPYRVWVSEIMLQQTQVTAVIPYYLRFMESFPTVQALASASQDQVLAHWSGLGYYARARNLHKCAQTVVSEHGGEFPRDVEALAELPGIGRSTAGAIASISMGLKAAILDGNVKRVLARIHAVEGWPGQTAVAKKMWDIAERYTPEERTGDYTQAMMDLGATLCTRSKPACERCPFESHCIARAQGNPTDYPGKKPKKEKPERQTTLLLIEHDGELYLEQRPASGIWGGLWIPPQLEGDDGGEASAQEWLAAQDLDASEVQALPPMRHTFSHFHLDIHPVWISLPRKPAQVAEGASGWYKLRQLDRPRSGQDLGLPAPIAKLVKQLVAFRDPLLAPC from the coding sequence ATGTCCAAATCCGATCCAGATACCAAGCTTCCGGTTAAGCCCAAGACGCCAGCCCGCTTCCAGCAAGCCCTGCTCAAGTGGTTCGACCAGCACGGTCGCCACGACCTGCCGTGGCAGCAAAACATCAACCCGTACCGGGTGTGGGTGTCAGAGATCATGCTGCAGCAAACCCAGGTCACGGCTGTTATTCCGTATTACCTGCGCTTTATGGAATCTTTTCCCACAGTGCAGGCGCTGGCTTCCGCCAGCCAGGATCAGGTACTCGCCCACTGGAGCGGCCTCGGCTACTACGCCCGCGCGCGCAACCTGCACAAGTGCGCGCAGACAGTGGTCAGCGAGCACGGTGGTGAATTCCCGAGGGATGTGGAAGCACTGGCGGAGTTACCCGGAATCGGCCGCTCCACCGCCGGCGCCATCGCCAGCATCAGCATGGGCCTGAAAGCGGCGATCCTGGATGGCAACGTGAAGCGGGTGCTGGCTCGTATACACGCGGTCGAAGGCTGGCCGGGGCAAACCGCCGTAGCCAAAAAGATGTGGGACATTGCCGAGCGTTACACGCCCGAGGAGCGCACCGGTGACTATACCCAGGCGATGATGGACCTCGGCGCCACCCTGTGCACCCGCTCGAAACCCGCCTGCGAGCGCTGCCCTTTCGAGAGCCACTGCATCGCCCGCGCCCAGGGCAACCCCACCGACTACCCGGGCAAGAAACCCAAAAAGGAAAAGCCTGAGCGCCAGACTACCCTGTTGCTGATCGAGCACGACGGCGAACTCTACCTGGAACAGCGCCCCGCCAGCGGCATCTGGGGCGGCCTGTGGATACCACCACAGCTGGAAGGGGACGACGGCGGCGAAGCCAGCGCCCAGGAGTGGCTGGCCGCACAAGACCTGGATGCCAGCGAGGTTCAGGCCCTGCCGCCCATGCGCCACACCTTCAGCCACTTTCACCTGGATATCCACCCGGTGTGGATAAGTCTGCCGCGCAAACCCGCACAGGTGGCAGAAGGAGCCAGCGGCTGGTATAAACTGCGCCAGCTCGACCGGCCCAGATCCGGACAGGATCTCGGATTGCCGGCACCCATTGCCAAGCTGGTTAAACAGCTCGTAGCGTTTCGGGACCCTTTGCTGGCCCCGTGCTGA
- the hisH gene encoding imidazole glycerol phosphate synthase subunit HisH, translating into MQKIVVLDYGMGNLHSVASALKKVAPGDEVVLATTPEEAQGADRLIVPGVGAIRDCMEGFIRPGFVPLLNQCIESGMPILGICVGMQIMMASSEENGGVDCLGIFPQPVKFFGTDLHENGQRLKVPHMGWNRVQQKIDHPMWEGIESGSRFYFVHSYYVPSEGNDAVAGETDYGVQFAAAVTRNNIFATQFHPEKSADAGMQLLKNFVGWNGAA; encoded by the coding sequence ATGCAAAAAATCGTCGTCCTCGACTACGGCATGGGCAACCTCCACTCCGTCGCCAGCGCCCTGAAAAAGGTCGCCCCCGGTGATGAAGTCGTCCTCGCCACCACCCCGGAAGAAGCCCAGGGCGCAGACCGCCTCATCGTCCCCGGCGTCGGCGCCATCCGCGACTGTATGGAAGGTTTCATTCGCCCGGGCTTCGTACCGCTGCTGAACCAGTGCATCGAATCCGGCATGCCGATTCTTGGCATCTGCGTAGGCATGCAGATCATGATGGCGAGCAGCGAAGAAAATGGTGGCGTCGACTGCCTCGGCATCTTCCCGCAGCCAGTCAAATTCTTTGGCACAGATCTGCATGAAAACGGCCAGCGCCTGAAAGTCCCGCATATGGGCTGGAACCGCGTGCAGCAGAAAATCGACCACCCCATGTGGGAAGGTATCGAAAGCGGCAGCCGCTTCTATTTTGTGCACAGTTACTATGTGCCTTCTGAAGGCAATGATGCCGTTGCTGGCGAGACTGACTACGGTGTGCAATTTGCCGCGGCTGTTACTCGCAACAATATCTTCGCCACCCAGTTCCACCCGGAAAAGAGTGCGGATGCGGGTATGCAACTGCTGAAGAATTTTGTTGGTTGGAACGGCGCTGCTTAA
- a CDS encoding oxidative damage protection protein produces the protein MSRTVFCRKYQEELEGLPNPPFPGPKGQDIFENVSAKAWQEWMAHQTMLINEKRLNMMEPSSRAYLAEQMSKFFSGEDYDAADGYVPEQDGDK, from the coding sequence ATGTCCCGTACCGTCTTCTGCCGCAAATATCAGGAAGAACTGGAAGGCCTCCCCAATCCGCCCTTCCCCGGCCCCAAAGGCCAGGACATCTTTGAGAACGTCTCCGCCAAAGCCTGGCAGGAGTGGATGGCCCACCAGACCATGCTGATCAATGAAAAACGCCTCAACATGATGGAGCCCTCCTCCCGCGCCTACCTGGCAGAACAGATGAGCAAATTCTTCAGCGGCGAAGATTACGACGCCGCTGACGGCTATGTACCCGAGCAAGATGGCGACAAGTAA
- a CDS encoding TonB-dependent receptor yields MFREKYRVNTLALAIACALTSAVSSAASAQAVHSAQAAEKKESIEEVNVTVSPLAKPADAVAAPVSVLKGDELRKSAAATLGQTLNSQLGVANASFGGGVGLPVIRGQSANRVKVLNDNLDVADASNTSSDHAASIEPLLANSIEILRGPAALRYGSGAIGGVVNVIDGRIPTKVPEAIEGAVEMRHDTANSQDAGVFRLSGGAGNLAWYLDGVYRENGDTQIPGLAIREHEEDGHDAHEEGHEGEEHHEEEFNTNGFVGNTNARAKSGSAGLSWVTDSGFVGFSVNRLENNYGIPAGTHAHHEDEEGEDHALEEGHDEVHEEEHEEHGGEGVRIDLAQTRYDLKGEHRFNSDYWDKLSFRLGHNDYEHVELEPHGDHYDEGTRFTNKAWESRVELTHDNGGEWRGAYGLQLSRKDFAAIGDEAFIRPSVTDSIGAFTMKEREWGSWHLDLGARLENVTVNPEYGSDKDFNLAGLSGALQYFLTEHQHLSLGLTSAERAPVAEELFADGAHLAESRYIIGDEQLDKENSLNLELGYHHHNQEARGWHAAKVEANVFYNRIADYIYAANTGLEDEESEFDIYGYRNRDATFYGAEASVQFPLVSGLSLTLFGDSVRANFDDYIAGESREVPRLPPLRYGFALGGDYANWNWQWRNTHATEQNRPGAFEETTDAYTRMDLTAQYNFKLAGNDAVVFANARNLLDEEIRNATSLLRDFAPEAGRSIEAGIRFHF; encoded by the coding sequence ATGTTTCGTGAAAAGTACCGAGTAAACACTCTGGCGCTGGCCATTGCCTGCGCGCTGACTTCTGCTGTGTCTTCTGCCGCTTCCGCTCAGGCTGTTCATTCCGCTCAGGCTGCTGAAAAGAAAGAATCCATCGAAGAGGTGAATGTCACCGTCTCGCCACTGGCCAAGCCCGCCGATGCGGTGGCAGCGCCGGTTTCCGTACTGAAAGGCGATGAGCTGCGTAAATCTGCCGCCGCCACCCTGGGCCAGACCCTGAACAGCCAGCTGGGCGTTGCCAATGCCTCCTTCGGCGGTGGTGTGGGCCTGCCGGTGATCCGTGGCCAGAGCGCCAACCGGGTCAAGGTGCTGAACGACAACCTGGATGTGGCCGACGCCTCCAACACCAGTTCTGACCACGCCGCCAGCATCGAACCACTGCTGGCCAACAGCATTGAAATCCTGCGCGGCCCCGCGGCCCTGCGCTATGGCAGCGGCGCCATCGGTGGCGTGGTGAATGTGATCGACGGGCGTATTCCTACCAAGGTACCGGAGGCAATCGAGGGCGCGGTGGAAATGCGCCACGATACTGCCAACAGTCAGGATGCCGGCGTCTTCCGCCTGTCCGGTGGTGCGGGCAACCTGGCCTGGTATCTGGACGGCGTCTACCGCGAGAACGGCGACACCCAGATCCCCGGGCTTGCTATCCGCGAACACGAAGAAGACGGCCACGACGCACACGAGGAAGGTCACGAGGGTGAGGAGCACCACGAGGAAGAGTTCAACACCAACGGCTTTGTGGGCAACACCAACGCACGCGCCAAGAGCGGCAGTGCCGGCCTGTCCTGGGTGACCGACAGCGGCTTTGTCGGCTTCTCCGTTAACCGCCTCGAAAACAACTACGGCATCCCCGCTGGCACCCACGCCCACCACGAAGACGAGGAGGGCGAGGACCACGCGCTGGAAGAGGGACATGACGAGGTTCACGAAGAGGAACACGAGGAGCACGGCGGTGAAGGTGTGCGCATCGACCTGGCGCAAACCCGCTATGACCTCAAGGGCGAGCACCGCTTCAACAGCGACTACTGGGACAAACTCAGTTTCCGCCTCGGTCACAACGATTACGAGCACGTGGAACTGGAGCCACACGGCGACCACTACGACGAAGGTACCCGCTTTACCAACAAAGCCTGGGAGAGCCGCGTCGAGCTGACCCACGACAACGGCGGTGAATGGCGCGGCGCCTACGGCCTGCAGCTGTCGCGCAAGGACTTCGCCGCCATCGGTGACGAGGCCTTCATTCGTCCGTCAGTCACCGACAGCATCGGCGCCTTCACCATGAAGGAGCGCGAGTGGGGCAGCTGGCATCTGGATCTGGGCGCGCGCCTGGAGAATGTCACCGTCAACCCGGAGTACGGTAGCGACAAGGACTTCAACCTGGCGGGACTGTCTGGCGCCCTGCAGTATTTCCTCACCGAGCACCAGCACCTGAGTCTCGGTCTCACCAGCGCGGAGCGTGCGCCGGTGGCCGAGGAGCTGTTCGCCGACGGCGCCCACCTGGCGGAATCCCGCTACATCATCGGCGACGAACAGCTGGATAAGGAAAACTCCCTCAACCTGGAGCTGGGTTACCACCACCACAACCAGGAAGCCCGCGGCTGGCACGCAGCCAAGGTGGAGGCGAATGTTTTCTACAACCGTATTGCCGACTATATCTATGCCGCCAACACCGGCCTGGAAGATGAAGAGAGCGAGTTCGACATCTACGGCTACCGCAACCGCGACGCCACTTTCTACGGTGCCGAAGCCTCGGTGCAGTTCCCGCTGGTCAGCGGCCTCAGCCTGACCCTGTTCGGCGATAGCGTACGCGCCAACTTTGACGATTACATTGCCGGTGAATCCAGAGAAGTACCACGCCTGCCGCCCCTGCGCTACGGTTTTGCCCTGGGTGGCGACTACGCCAACTGGAACTGGCAATGGCGTAACACCCACGCCACCGAACAGAACCGTCCGGGTGCCTTCGAGGAGACCACTGACGCCTACACCCGCATGGACCTCACTGCCCAGTACAACTTCAAACTGGCAGGCAACGATGCGGTGGTCTTCGCCAACGCGCGCAACCTGCTGGACGAAGAAATTCGCAACGCTACCTCACTGTTGCGCGACTTCGCACCGGAAGCGGGACGCAGTATTGAAGCGGGCATAAGGTTTCATTTCTGA
- a CDS encoding AsmA family protein, which produces MAWIKRGLITLVVLFVLFAGVIAWFLSGLDANQYKPKIVQLAADQGIALTLDGDIGWQLWPNIALKLEGVKVAPLALPSESLLEADRVAVGVALMPLLDKRIEAKEIALIGPQVELTVDKNGKGNWELITDAIEAKAKLDAQQKKEQPPKLDVPEEESSAASGLEIALEQLRLEDGALRYRDMQAGSEYAITKLRIAADNLVPGGKPGDVQLSAELAGSDFPDPVNLDIHSTLAIDEGLNGLRVQPANIKLTGAKGSEAEVTLRGNVRRVEADAPWQIQLNLNAKAEPLTGWLAAVGSEYKAQSTSALKKFSIESDISGTDKQLNLEPLQLKLDDHAFNGSASYQAGDIPSVALTLTGGDLNVDDYLPPPVATPEEDALAADVAAAQPVPLPLEAMRGFNARLNLTLEKLHALDFEIDKPQLAVNVNNGLYQLNQLAAGLYGGQLNSTGVFNARGASARGELSGGLTGVEISKVQEALFASDEPEAANQKKVTLSGKTDLTWVGQTNGADTLALQKNLRAAVQLNAAELALAPFNLEKGMCQLVSYAEKTAMPEREWPAQTRLQDLRASVNLNGDVAKVEGINAGIENIALSGDGTVNLEQQDFDFALGLALVGEKTSGNGCSVQNSRWRNRPLPLRCKAAFNEAGASTCKPDSRRIDDLIRDELKYKAEKEYGDKAREKTEELKDKLKDKFKGLFNRGD; this is translated from the coding sequence ATGGCCTGGATCAAACGCGGACTGATTACCCTCGTTGTTCTTTTTGTTCTCTTTGCCGGCGTTATTGCCTGGTTCCTCTCCGGCCTCGACGCCAACCAGTACAAACCCAAAATCGTGCAGCTGGCTGCGGATCAGGGCATTGCGCTGACCCTCGATGGCGACATCGGCTGGCAACTTTGGCCCAACATCGCGCTCAAACTGGAGGGCGTGAAAGTCGCGCCACTGGCACTGCCCAGTGAATCCCTGCTGGAAGCCGACCGCGTTGCCGTGGGTGTGGCGCTGATGCCCCTGCTGGACAAACGCATCGAGGCGAAAGAGATCGCCCTGATTGGCCCGCAAGTGGAACTTACCGTGGACAAAAACGGTAAGGGCAACTGGGAGCTGATTACCGATGCCATAGAGGCAAAAGCCAAGCTCGACGCACAGCAGAAAAAAGAACAGCCACCCAAGCTGGACGTTCCCGAGGAAGAATCTTCCGCAGCCTCCGGTCTCGAAATCGCCCTCGAGCAGTTGCGTCTGGAAGATGGCGCACTGCGCTACCGCGATATGCAGGCCGGCTCCGAATACGCCATCACCAAACTGCGCATCGCCGCAGACAATCTGGTGCCGGGTGGCAAGCCCGGTGACGTGCAGCTCAGCGCGGAGCTGGCGGGCAGCGATTTCCCGGACCCGGTAAATCTCGATATTCACAGCACCCTCGCCATCGATGAGGGCCTCAATGGCCTGCGGGTGCAGCCTGCCAATATCAAACTCACCGGCGCCAAAGGTTCGGAAGCGGAAGTGACCCTGCGCGGCAATGTGCGCCGGGTTGAGGCCGACGCCCCCTGGCAGATTCAACTCAACCTGAATGCCAAGGCCGAGCCCCTGACCGGCTGGCTCGCCGCGGTGGGCAGCGAGTACAAGGCCCAGAGTACCAGCGCCCTGAAAAAATTCAGTATCGAGTCCGACATCAGCGGCACCGATAAACAGCTGAACCTGGAGCCGCTGCAACTGAAACTGGACGATCACGCGTTTAATGGCAGCGCCAGCTATCAGGCCGGCGACATTCCCTCGGTCGCACTGACCCTGACCGGTGGCGACCTGAATGTGGACGATTACCTACCGCCCCCGGTAGCCACCCCGGAGGAAGATGCGCTGGCCGCCGATGTTGCCGCCGCACAACCGGTACCGCTGCCGCTGGAAGCCATGCGCGGCTTCAATGCACGCCTGAACCTGACCCTCGAAAAGCTGCATGCACTGGATTTTGAAATCGACAAGCCGCAGCTGGCAGTTAACGTCAATAACGGCCTGTATCAGCTCAACCAGCTGGCAGCTGGACTCTACGGCGGCCAGCTGAACAGCACCGGCGTATTTAATGCCCGCGGCGCCTCCGCCCGCGGTGAACTGAGCGGCGGCCTTACCGGTGTGGAAATTTCCAAGGTGCAGGAAGCCCTGTTCGCCAGCGACGAACCGGAAGCGGCCAACCAGAAAAAGGTCACCTTGTCCGGTAAAACCGACCTTACCTGGGTAGGCCAGACGAACGGTGCCGACACCCTGGCCCTGCAGAAAAACCTGCGCGCAGCGGTACAGCTGAACGCCGCCGAGCTGGCACTGGCACCATTCAACCTTGAAAAGGGCATGTGCCAGCTGGTGAGTTACGCGGAAAAAACCGCGATGCCGGAAAGAGAGTGGCCGGCGCAAACCCGCCTGCAGGACCTGCGCGCCAGCGTGAACCTGAACGGTGATGTCGCCAAGGTAGAGGGCATCAACGCCGGTATCGAAAATATCGCCCTCTCCGGCGACGGTACCGTTAACCTGGAGCAACAGGATTTCGACTTCGCCCTGGGCCTGGCCCTCGTGGGTGAGAAGACCTCGGGCAATGGCTGCTCGGTCCAGAACAGCCGCTGGCGCAATCGCCCGCTGCCCCTGCGCTGCAAAGCGGCCTTCAACGAGGCCGGCGCCAGCACCTGCAAACCCGACAGCCGCCGCATCGACGACCTGATCCGCGACGAACTGAAGTACAAAGCTGAGAAAGAGTACGGCGACAAAGCCCGCGAAAAGACCGAAGAGCTGAAAGACAAACTGAAAGACAAGTTCAAAGGGCTGTTCAACCGGGGGGACTAA
- the hisB gene encoding imidazoleglycerol-phosphate dehydratase HisB produces the protein MRTASVNRDTLETKIQVSLNLDGKGTGKFNTGVPFLEHMMDQIARHGMIDLDITCDGDVHIDDHHTVEDIGITLGKAINQAIGDKKGMTRYGHAYVPLDEALSRVVIDFSGRPGLTMNVPFTQKRIGNFDTELFYEFFQGFVNHALVTLHIDCIRGFNAHHQIETVFKAFGRALRMALTPDPRMEGAMPSTKGVL, from the coding sequence ATGCGCACCGCCAGCGTCAACCGCGACACCCTGGAAACCAAGATCCAGGTCAGCCTCAACCTCGATGGCAAAGGCACCGGAAAATTCAATACCGGCGTCCCTTTCCTCGAGCACATGATGGACCAGATCGCCCGCCACGGCATGATTGACCTGGACATCACCTGCGACGGCGACGTGCACATCGATGATCACCACACCGTGGAAGACATTGGCATCACCCTCGGCAAGGCCATAAACCAGGCCATCGGCGACAAGAAAGGTATGACCCGTTACGGTCACGCCTACGTGCCCCTGGACGAAGCGCTATCCCGCGTGGTCATCGACTTCTCCGGCCGCCCGGGTCTCACCATGAACGTGCCCTTCACCCAGAAGCGCATCGGCAACTTTGATACCGAGCTGTTCTACGAATTCTTCCAGGGCTTCGTCAACCACGCCCTGGTGACCCTGCACATCGACTGCATCCGCGGCTTCAACGCCCACCACCAGATCGAAACCGTGTTCAAGGCCTTCGGCCGCGCCCTGCGCATGGCCCTGACCCCGGACCCTAGAATGGAAGGCGCCATGCCCTCCACCAAAGGCGTACTGTAA